The Thermococcus eurythermalis genomic sequence CGAGCTTCCGCCTGCTCGCGGTCAGAAGGTCGCTGAGGCTGAATATTCCCACAATCTTCCCGTTCTCGCTTATGAGAATGTGCTTTATCCGCTTCTTGGCCATTGTGTCAAGGACTTCCCTGAGAGGAGCGTTTGCGTCGGCGGTAATCAGCTTCTTGGTCATTATCTCCCTGACTGGTGTCGTGTTGGGCTTTCCGGGAATGACCACGCGCCGTATTATGTCGGTCTTCGTGAAGAAGCCCACGACTTCGCCGTTCTCCACTACGACGAGAGAGCCGATGTCGAACTCCATCATGACCTCACAGGCCCTCTTCACGGGGTCGTCCGGTGAAACTCCAATTAGCTTTCTCGTCATGTACACTCTAATCGGGGCGTTCTCGTCCATGGGATCACCTCAGGGAAAAGCGTTCGATTTTACCCGGTGTTATCAGGTATGCGGTTCCGTTCTGAACTCCTTTCCAGCCCGCATCGTGGTAGAGCTCCAGCGTTGAGCTGGCCACTGCAAAAACACCATCCCCCTCAAGCTCAATGAGCCTCGCGTAGTCTCTGTGTGCCTCGTTCTCCCGGTATTTCTCCACCATGTATGCCGTCAAGAAGGCCCTCCAGCTCCCGTTGGGAAGCAGGAACAGTGTGGCAGTGTTGAAGGTGCTCTTTGCCAGCGATGCCCCAATCGAGTAGTGCCTTAACAGTTCGTCCTTTTCCAGTCTCTGGAGGGCCCGGCAGAGGTACGCGGAAAATGCGTAGCTGTCCGAAACTTCCCTCAGGTCGTTTTCGTCGAAGCCAGCCAGCTCTATGACCTTATCCTTGTGCAGGTCGCCGTTGTGTAGGAACCAGAAGGAAAAGCCGCGTCTCGTCGAGAACGCAAAAGGCTGGACGTTAAAGAGGCCGAGCGAGCCCTGAGTAGATGCCCTGGCGTGGGCTAGGAGGACTACTTCCTTGGCCCCTGAAAGGAGCTTGGTGAGTCTCAGAAACCCCTCCTCATCTTCAAAAATCGGGGCTGACGAGCGGTAGTGGTGCACGGCCCCGCCCACAAGGAGGACGTAGCCCCACCCGTCGCGGTGCTGCTTCCTCCCGCTCCGCTTCATGCGGTACGGGTCGTTCTCGGCGGAACTTCTGAGCGCCTCGGCGAGAGGCCAGAGTGATTTTCCCCTGCCCGTTGCAAAGAGTATCCTGCACACGGCCTTCACCCTGAATTTTTATATCACTCAACCCCAAAAGCTTTTAGGTCGGGCCCGCTAACCCCAGAACAGGTGAAGAGATGGAGCGTGCAGTCCTCAACGTCATGTCGCGGATTGGTATGCACCGGACACTCTACGAGAAGAACGAGGAGGCCGTGAAGCAACACCTCATCGGCGAGATAATGAGCGCTCTGGGCTGGGACTGGAACAACCCGGAGGAAGTTAGACCCGAGGAGAGGACGGAGGACGGAAGGGCGGACTACGCGCTCCTGATTAACGGTGAGATTGTCGCGTTCCTTGAGGCAAAGAACCTGTCCGTGAACGTCATAAAGAGGGACGAGCCCCTGCGACAGCTCGCCCGCTACTGCTTCAGCAGGGGAGTCAGGTACGGCATCCTCACGAACGGCGCAAAGTGGGTGGTCGTCAAGGCCTTCGCCGAGGGCACTTCGCTCAGGGACAGGATCCTCTTCACGGTGGATTTGGAGGAGGAACCCCTTGAGAGGGCTATCATAAAGCTCTCTCTCCTGTCCAAGGAGAATATAAGGAAGCTGGAGCGCCTTGCGACGCTCTTGACGGCCTTTGAGATGACGTACAAAAGCCTGCTAAACGAGGGCTTTGAAGAAGAAGCCCTTCTGAACTACCTCCGGACAAGGGGTCAGCCTTCTGTAGTGCCCGCTGCCAAGCTTTCGGGCGTTGAAGTGCCGAAGGCCGTTTACGTCTACGAAGACGGCTGGAAGCCCCTCCCCCTCGGGGACAGGAGCCTAAAGGGGGCGCTCCTGGCGGTGCTCGACTATCTTGAGGGGAGGTCAAGCGGAGAAAAGCGGGAAGAGGTTAGAAAAGCCAAGAAACTGCTCTCCAAGATGGAGCTTCCGCCAGAAAAGGTCGTCATTCTCCTTAGGGAGATAGAAAAGGACGAAGGACTGAGGATAGGGGTGGAGGTTTAGACGACCTTCCACAGCTCATCGCTCTCGGGCCTCCACGCGGGCCTTTCTTCACCGTCTTCCACTAGAACCCGTTTGTCCTCCGCCAAAAACTCCCCTATGATGCTCGCGGTTATTCCTCTGGCCATCAGCTCCTCGACGACCTTCTTCGCAAGGTCCCTCGGAACGGCGGCCAGGAGAACGCCCGAGCTTATCAGCCCAAGCGGGTTTAGGTGAAGGTAGTTACAGAGAACCTTGGTCTCCTCGCGGATTGGAATCCTCTCCGCGTAGACCCTGAACCCCAGGCCGGAGGCGTCGGCCATCTCGTGGAGCCCGTTCAGTACTCCGCCCTCGGTGGGGTCGTGCATCGCGTTTGCGAACTTCCTGAGAACCCTCGCCTCCGGGAGGACGCTCAGGTACTCGATAAGGGACGATGCCCGCTCAAGGAACTCCTCTCCGAGTATTGGGGCGAGTCTCTCCCTCAGCTCTTCCGCAATTATTGAGGCCCCCTCAACGCCGGCCCACTTTGTCATCACTATCGCGTCTCCCGGCTTCGCACCGTTGGGGCTTACGAGCCTCTCCGCCTCACCGAGCATCGTCCCAACGACTATTGGCCTGTCGAGACCCGGAGTAATCTCCGTATGGCCGCCAACAACAGCAACGCCAAGCCTTTCAGCCTCATTCGAGATTTCTTCGATTATCTCATCCAGAAGCCCCTCGTCGGCGTTCTCCGGCAGGAGTATCGTCGTAAGGAACCATCTTGGCTCTGCACCCATAACGGCGACGTCATTGGCGTTAACGTGGACTGCGTAGAAGCCAATCCTCTTTGTAGCACCCGTTATCGGGTCGCTTGAGGCAACGAGAGTCCCGTCTACC encodes the following:
- a CDS encoding type I restriction endonuclease; this encodes MERAVLNVMSRIGMHRTLYEKNEEAVKQHLIGEIMSALGWDWNNPEEVRPEERTEDGRADYALLINGEIVAFLEAKNLSVNVIKRDEPLRQLARYCFSRGVRYGILTNGAKWVVVKAFAEGTSLRDRILFTVDLEEEPLERAIIKLSLLSKENIRKLERLATLLTAFEMTYKSLLNEGFEEEALLNYLRTRGQPSVVPAAKLSGVEVPKAVYVYEDGWKPLPLGDRSLKGALLAVLDYLEGRSSGEKREEVRKAKKLLSKMELPPEKVVILLREIEKDEGLRIGVEV
- a CDS encoding AIR synthase family protein, coding for MKPGKLPPELLEKLVLSRLPSKGKGVIVGPGTGIDGAAMRVDGTLVASSDPITGATKRIGFYAVHVNANDVAVMGAEPRWFLTTILLPENADEGLLDEIIEEISNEAERLGVAVVGGHTEITPGLDRPIVVGTMLGEAERLVSPNGAKPGDAIVMTKWAGVEGASIIAEELRERLAPILGEEFLERASSLIEYLSVLPEARVLRKFANAMHDPTEGGVLNGLHEMADASGLGFRVYAERIPIREETKVLCNYLHLNPLGLISSGVLLAAVPRDLAKKVVEELMARGITASIIGEFLAEDKRVLVEDGEERPAWRPESDELWKVV
- a CDS encoding CBS domain-containing protein, which translates into the protein MDENAPIRVYMTRKLIGVSPDDPVKRACEVMMEFDIGSLVVVENGEVVGFFTKTDIIRRVVIPGKPNTTPVREIMTKKLITADANAPLREVLDTMAKKRIKHILISENGKIVGIFSLSDLLTASRRKLETAIAAE
- a CDS encoding class II glutamine amidotransferase is translated as MKAVCRILFATGRGKSLWPLAEALRSSAENDPYRMKRSGRKQHRDGWGYVLLVGGAVHHYRSSAPIFEDEEGFLRLTKLLSGAKEVVLLAHARASTQGSLGLFNVQPFAFSTRRGFSFWFLHNGDLHKDKVIELAGFDENDLREVSDSYAFSAYLCRALQRLEKDELLRHYSIGASLAKSTFNTATLFLLPNGSWRAFLTAYMVEKYRENEAHRDYARLIELEGDGVFAVASSTLELYHDAGWKGVQNGTAYLITPGKIERFSLR